The proteins below come from a single Asanoa ferruginea genomic window:
- a CDS encoding LCP family protein, translating into MAGPELIDADQTQTTPPASDPPSPQKRKRRKLRLFLLITGLVLVVLAGGGALAATLYVRGVEKSIDKVDAFTEVPTQQRPEKVVADAMNILLLGSDSRDPDNTEGSRSDTIILLHLPADRSSAQLISIPRDTWVHVPKSKNGQHGNRDAKINASFAWGGLPLMVQSVEEFTKVRIDHVTLIDFAGFQEIVDALDGIDVNVDQNFTSHHPPYRKFTKGTMHMDGTVALDFARQRKQLVDGDFGRIRHQQDVIRAILDKAASGGLLTNPGKLNSFLKATANAVAVDKTMSIVDLAPQLRHLRSGNLTFLTTPTKGTGMVGSESVVFADPAKAKPLYDAVRRDSVRDILANAK; encoded by the coding sequence ATGGCTGGACCGGAACTCATCGACGCCGATCAGACGCAAACCACCCCGCCCGCGTCTGATCCACCGTCCCCGCAGAAGCGCAAGCGCCGCAAACTTCGGCTGTTTCTGCTGATCACCGGCCTGGTGCTGGTCGTCCTCGCCGGTGGCGGAGCACTGGCCGCCACGCTCTACGTGCGCGGTGTCGAGAAGAGCATCGACAAGGTCGACGCGTTCACCGAGGTGCCGACCCAGCAGCGGCCCGAGAAGGTCGTCGCCGACGCGATGAACATCCTGCTGCTCGGCAGCGACTCGCGCGATCCCGACAACACCGAGGGCTCCCGCAGCGACACGATCATCCTGCTGCACCTGCCGGCCGACCGGTCCAGCGCGCAGCTGATCTCGATCCCCCGCGACACCTGGGTGCACGTGCCCAAATCGAAGAACGGGCAGCACGGCAACCGCGACGCGAAGATCAACGCCTCGTTCGCGTGGGGCGGGCTGCCGCTGATGGTGCAGAGCGTCGAAGAGTTCACCAAGGTTCGCATCGACCACGTGACGCTGATCGACTTCGCCGGCTTCCAGGAGATCGTCGACGCGCTCGACGGCATCGACGTCAACGTCGACCAGAACTTCACCTCGCACCACCCGCCCTACCGCAAGTTCACCAAGGGCACGATGCACATGGACGGCACGGTCGCGCTCGACTTCGCGCGGCAGCGCAAGCAACTCGTCGACGGTGACTTCGGCCGGATCCGCCACCAGCAGGACGTGATCAGGGCGATCCTCGACAAGGCGGCGTCAGGTGGTCTGCTGACCAACCCGGGCAAGCTCAACAGCTTCCTCAAGGCGACCGCCAACGCGGTGGCGGTCGACAAGACCATGTCCATCGTCGACCTCGCGCCGCAGCTGCGCCACCTGCGCAGCGGCAACCTGACCTTCCTGACCACGCCCACGAAGGGCACCGGCATGGTCGGCAGCGAGAGCGTCGTGTTCGCCGACCCGGCAAAGGCGAAGCCGCTCTACGACGCCGTGCGGCGCGACTCGGTGCGAGACATCCTGGCCAACGCCAAATAA
- a CDS encoding caspase, EACC1-associated type — MTASQQWVAPPLPAGPRRALIVATTEYRDAALRQLRSPAHDAAALREVLADAGGFEVQSLTDATAGDVRGAIADFTAACGRDDLALVYLSCHGLLDARRRLWFAAADTVKTKMVATGVEASWLMDRMTDCRARQQVVVLDCCFSGAFAQGAKGDDEAALESQLKARGTVVLTASGATEYSFEGDPLTDAPQPSIFTAALVDGLRTGAADTDNDGFVSVDEAYTYAHDRVAATATGQTPQRWSFGAEGRIILARSPAGMRVTPARIQADLRVLLDHPRPGIRAAALDTLAEWLAGGDPAQILAARTELRRIADDDLPTVGNKARALLGERPTAAATATSTATVTAAAAASAAAEETGSESASAILEKARREAERIRADAERAAADTEARARALEDRAAGIVLAARRRADEIAKQATAAGGRQDLVGIRLLWIDDNPGSNEFLVRNFTARGAIAYPAMTTNQAVQLLGELGFDALISDISRDGKEVGFDDLTRFRAAGYAGPAIFFTSRTTPELRNRAKKSGADGIVSSPDELSDWLLRIRASATPREPQSGFFARMREAFNDS, encoded by the coding sequence ATGACGGCGAGCCAGCAGTGGGTGGCGCCGCCGTTGCCGGCCGGGCCGCGGCGGGCGTTGATCGTCGCCACCACCGAATACCGCGACGCGGCCCTGCGCCAGTTGCGCTCTCCCGCCCATGACGCGGCCGCGTTGCGCGAGGTGCTCGCCGATGCCGGCGGCTTCGAGGTCCAGTCGCTGACCGACGCGACCGCCGGTGACGTGCGCGGTGCGATCGCCGACTTCACCGCCGCGTGCGGGCGCGACGACCTGGCGCTGGTCTACCTGTCCTGTCACGGGCTGCTCGACGCCCGCCGCCGCCTGTGGTTCGCCGCCGCCGACACGGTCAAGACCAAGATGGTGGCGACCGGCGTCGAGGCGTCCTGGCTGATGGACCGGATGACCGACTGCCGCGCCCGGCAACAGGTCGTCGTGCTCGACTGCTGCTTCAGCGGCGCCTTCGCCCAGGGTGCCAAAGGCGACGACGAAGCCGCCCTCGAATCGCAGCTCAAGGCCCGCGGCACAGTCGTGCTGACCGCGTCCGGCGCCACCGAGTACTCGTTCGAGGGCGACCCGCTCACCGACGCGCCGCAACCGTCGATCTTCACCGCCGCGCTCGTCGACGGCCTGCGCACCGGCGCTGCCGACACCGACAACGACGGGTTCGTCTCGGTCGACGAGGCCTACACCTACGCGCACGACCGGGTGGCCGCCACCGCCACCGGCCAGACGCCCCAACGCTGGTCTTTCGGCGCCGAAGGACGCATCATCCTGGCCCGCAGCCCGGCCGGCATGCGCGTCACGCCCGCGCGGATCCAGGCCGATCTTCGGGTCCTGCTCGACCATCCCCGCCCGGGCATCCGCGCCGCCGCGCTCGACACGCTCGCCGAGTGGCTCGCCGGCGGTGACCCCGCCCAGATCCTGGCCGCCCGCACCGAGCTACGCCGGATCGCCGACGACGACCTGCCCACCGTCGGCAACAAGGCCCGCGCGTTGCTCGGCGAGCGACCGACGGCCGCGGCCACGGCCACGTCGACGGCCACTGTCACCGCCGCGGCTGCGGCGTCGGCCGCGGCCGAGGAGACCGGGAGCGAGAGCGCGAGCGCGATCCTGGAGAAGGCCAGGCGCGAGGCGGAACGCATCCGCGCCGACGCGGAACGAGCCGCGGCCGACACCGAAGCGCGTGCCCGGGCCCTCGAAGACCGCGCGGCCGGCATCGTGTTGGCCGCCCGACGCCGGGCGGACGAGATCGCCAAGCAGGCGACCGCCGCCGGCGGGCGGCAGGACCTCGTCGGCATCCGGCTGCTCTGGATCGACGACAACCCGGGCAGCAACGAGTTCCTCGTGCGCAACTTCACCGCGCGGGGCGCGATCGCCTACCCCGCCATGACCACCAACCAGGCCGTCCAGCTGCTCGGCGAGTTGGGGTTCGACGCCCTCATCTCCGACATCAGCCGCGACGGGAAGGAGGTCGGCTTCGACGACCTCACCCGGTTCCGGGCCGCCGGCTACGCGGGCCCGGCGATCTTCTTCACCTCGCGCACCACGCCCGAACTCCGCAACCGGGCCAAGAAGTCCGGCGCCGACGGCATCGTCTCCTCGCCCGACGAGCTCAGCGACTGGCTCCTGCGGATCCGCGCCAGCGCCACCCCGCGCGAACCACAGAGCGGCTTCTTCGCCCGGATGCGCGAGGCGTTCAACGACTCGTGA
- a CDS encoding DHA2 family efflux MFS transporter permease subunit, producing MTTQAADAAGSDKLDSGVLKVAGVVVLGAIMSILDITVVSVALPTFQRDFNATYATVAWTMTAYTLALATVIPITGWAADRFGTKRLYLLSLTLFVGGSVLCSVAWDIGPLIVFRALQGLGGGMLMPLGMTIMTRAAGPDRVGRVMAVLGVPMLLGPIGGPILGGWLIEAAGWHWIFLINLPIGVIAFVLSLRILPKDKPQPSESFDFLGMLLLSPGLALFLYGVSSVPGEGTVAAGKVLIPALIGLALLVSFVLHALRKEHALIDLGLFKNRNLTISTTTLSLFTVAFMGAMLLLPSYFLQVRGETTLHAGLLIAPQGLGAMLTMPMAGRLTDRIGPGKLVLPGIVLIALGMSAFTQVTADSSYVLLLGALFVSGLGMGMTMMPIMSAALASLTHQQVARGSTMMNIIQQTAGSIGTAVMSVILTNQVLNSPEATAYSAVTQGQVPASQVAPAVLDQGQSSLADAFGHTYTIAVVLLALCLIPAFFLPRKRIEKAPDATDEALPVAVGMH from the coding sequence GTGACTACGCAGGCCGCCGACGCGGCTGGGTCGGACAAGCTCGATAGTGGTGTGCTCAAAGTAGCCGGCGTCGTCGTGCTCGGCGCCATCATGTCGATCCTCGACATCACCGTCGTCAGCGTCGCGCTGCCGACGTTCCAGCGCGACTTCAACGCCACCTACGCGACCGTGGCGTGGACGATGACGGCCTACACGCTGGCCCTCGCGACCGTCATCCCGATCACCGGGTGGGCCGCCGACCGCTTCGGCACCAAGCGGCTCTATCTGCTGTCGCTGACGCTGTTCGTCGGTGGTTCGGTGCTGTGCAGCGTGGCCTGGGACATCGGCCCGCTGATCGTCTTCCGCGCACTCCAGGGCCTCGGCGGCGGCATGCTGATGCCGCTCGGCATGACCATCATGACCCGCGCCGCCGGCCCCGACCGGGTCGGCCGGGTAATGGCCGTGCTCGGCGTGCCGATGCTGCTCGGCCCCATCGGCGGCCCGATCCTCGGTGGCTGGCTGATCGAGGCCGCGGGCTGGCACTGGATCTTCCTGATCAACCTGCCGATCGGCGTCATCGCCTTCGTGCTCTCGCTGCGGATCCTCCCCAAGGACAAGCCGCAACCGTCGGAGTCGTTCGACTTCCTCGGCATGCTGCTGCTCTCGCCCGGCCTCGCGCTGTTCCTCTATGGCGTCTCGTCGGTCCCCGGTGAAGGCACCGTCGCGGCCGGCAAGGTGCTGATCCCGGCCCTGATCGGCCTGGCGCTGCTGGTCTCCTTCGTGCTGCACGCGCTGCGCAAGGAACACGCGCTGATCGACCTCGGGCTCTTCAAGAACCGCAACCTGACCATTTCGACGACCACCCTGAGCCTCTTCACGGTCGCGTTCATGGGCGCGATGCTGCTGCTGCCGAGCTACTTCCTGCAGGTACGCGGTGAGACCACCCTGCACGCCGGCCTGCTGATCGCACCGCAGGGCCTCGGCGCGATGCTGACCATGCCGATGGCCGGCCGGCTCACCGACCGGATCGGGCCGGGCAAGCTGGTCCTGCCGGGCATCGTGCTGATCGCCCTCGGCATGTCGGCGTTCACCCAGGTCACCGCCGACTCGTCCTACGTGCTGCTGCTCGGCGCGCTGTTCGTCAGCGGCCTCGGCATGGGCATGACGATGATGCCGATCATGTCGGCGGCCCTCGCGTCGCTGACCCACCAGCAGGTGGCGCGCGGCTCGACGATGATGAACATCATCCAGCAGACCGCCGGCTCGATCGGCACCGCGGTGATGTCGGTGATCCTGACCAACCAGGTGCTCAACAGCCCGGAGGCCACCGCCTACAGCGCCGTCACGCAGGGCCAGGTCCCCGCGAGCCAGGTGGCGCCGGCGGTGCTCGATCAGGGTCAGTCGTCGCTGGCCGACGCGTTCGGGCACACCTACACGATCGCGGTCGTGCTGTTGGCCCTCTGCCTGATCCCGGCGTTCTTCCTGCCCCGCAAGCGCATCGAGAAGGCCCCCGACGCGACCGACGAGGCGCTGCCGGTCGCGGTCGGCATGCACTGA
- a CDS encoding caspase, EACC1-associated type, with the protein MTPSESWAAPPLPAGPRKALIVAVADYTDAALRKLRSPTHDATALQSVLAETGGFEVAALADPGAGDVRGAIVDFVADCGRDDLALVYLSCHGLLDARRRLWFAAADTVKAKMAATGVEATWLMDRMADCRARQQVVVLDCCFSGAFAQGAKGDDEAALESQLKPRGTVVLTASGATEYSFEGEHLADAPQQSVFTAALVEGLRTGAADTDNDGLISVDDAFAFASDRLAGTGQTPQRWSYAAEGRIILARNPTGMRVTAAPIPSDIKALLQHPFPAVRAAGVDTLGEWLTGDQPGQVLAARAELRRIADDDLPRVGDKARTLLGEPTREQLLAAAEAETARLVEAARVSTDEVTVAARQAADQTIAAAKQEAGEIIATARQEAAGLLAEATQRLADAGKEADALVAGAKRRAAAAETVRPSPAKPSAREVPASAVQRPEVSRSASARKRAAKTSALLDGVALLWVGEPPLGHELGFDTWTNRGAIVRTAANLTDALRDVQRYPINALIWNVGWGLPRWSRLNDLRGSGYKGRIIAFTQSVSADLVDPAAHVGMDGIARNARELEQWLSSVAAKL; encoded by the coding sequence ATGACCCCGAGCGAGTCCTGGGCGGCACCGCCGCTGCCGGCCGGCCCGCGCAAGGCGCTGATCGTCGCCGTCGCCGACTACACCGACGCGGCGTTGCGCAAGCTGCGCTCCCCCACACACGACGCGACCGCGCTCCAGAGCGTGCTGGCCGAAACCGGTGGCTTCGAGGTGGCGGCGCTGGCCGACCCCGGCGCCGGCGACGTGCGCGGTGCGATCGTCGACTTCGTCGCCGACTGCGGCCGCGACGACCTCGCGCTGGTCTACTTGTCCTGTCACGGGTTGCTCGACGCCCGCCGCCGGCTGTGGTTCGCCGCCGCCGACACGGTGAAGGCGAAAATGGCGGCGACGGGTGTCGAGGCGACCTGGCTGATGGACCGGATGGCCGACTGCCGCGCCCGGCAACAGGTCGTGGTCCTGGACTGCTGCTTCAGCGGCGCGTTCGCCCAGGGCGCCAAGGGCGACGACGAGGCCGCGCTCGAGTCGCAACTCAAGCCGCGCGGCACGGTGGTGCTCACCGCTTCCGGCGCGACCGAATACTCGTTCGAGGGCGAGCATCTCGCCGACGCGCCGCAACAGTCCGTCTTCACCGCAGCGCTGGTCGAGGGCCTGCGCACCGGTGCCGCCGACACCGACAACGACGGCCTGATCTCGGTCGACGACGCTTTCGCGTTCGCCAGCGACCGGCTGGCCGGCACCGGCCAGACACCGCAACGCTGGTCCTACGCCGCCGAGGGCCGGATCATCCTCGCCCGCAACCCGACCGGCATGCGGGTCACCGCGGCACCGATACCGTCCGACATCAAGGCCCTGCTCCAGCATCCGTTTCCGGCGGTCCGTGCCGCCGGGGTCGACACGCTCGGCGAATGGCTCACCGGCGACCAGCCCGGCCAGGTGCTGGCGGCCCGCGCCGAACTGCGCCGGATCGCCGACGACGACCTTCCCCGCGTCGGCGACAAGGCCCGCACGCTGCTGGGCGAGCCGACGCGCGAGCAACTCCTCGCCGCCGCCGAGGCGGAGACAGCGCGCCTGGTCGAGGCCGCTCGGGTGTCGACGGACGAGGTCACCGTCGCGGCGAGACAAGCGGCCGACCAGACCATCGCGGCCGCGAAGCAGGAGGCCGGCGAGATCATCGCAACCGCGAGACAGGAGGCGGCCGGGCTGCTGGCGGAGGCGACCCAGCGCCTGGCGGACGCCGGGAAAGAGGCCGACGCGCTGGTCGCGGGGGCCAAGCGTCGGGCGGCAGCCGCCGAGACCGTGCGCCCGTCGCCGGCCAAGCCCTCCGCGCGAGAAGTCCCGGCCTCAGCGGTGCAACGACCGGAGGTGTCCCGGAGCGCCAGCGCGCGCAAGCGCGCGGCGAAGACGTCGGCGCTCCTCGACGGTGTCGCCCTGCTCTGGGTCGGCGAACCCCCGCTCGGCCACGAGCTCGGTTTCGACACCTGGACGAACCGCGGCGCGATCGTGCGCACGGCGGCCAACCTCACGGACGCGCTCCGCGACGTTCAGCGATACCCGATCAACGCGCTCATCTGGAACGTCGGATGGGGACTGCCTCGCTGGTCGCGCCTCAACGATCTCCGCGGATCCGGCTACAAAGGACGGATCATCGCCTTCACGCAGAGCGTCAGCGCCGACCTGGTGGATCCGGCCGCGCACGTCGGCATGGACGGGATCGCCCGCAACGCCCGAGAGCTCGAGCAGTGGCTCAGCAGCGTCGCCGCCAAGCTCTGA
- a CDS encoding MMPL family transporter, with the protein MATLLYRLGRASFQRRRLVVALWLVVLVALGGAAAAFMKPTSSDFTMPGTESQRAIDTLAREFPAASGTTGTIVIAAPAGRTLADPAAHAAVAAVVQEAGKLPGVAGAVDPYQAGAISPDGRHALVQVQFLAQDDAVTDVQRDAYAHTGAAAEQAGLQVEHGGEVMHDSPGIGGTEGIGVLIALVVLVVTLGSLVAAGMTMLTALIGVGAGMAGLLALSGVVGLTSTAPILALMLGLAVGIDYSLFITSRYRQHVRNGVDPPDAAGRALGTAGSAVLFAGGTVIIALAGLALVGIPFLSVMGLAAAGTVAVAVLVAITLLPALLGFAGRRVLPRKAVTLDQVVTREPAGFRWARQVIRMRVPLLIVGVLGLGALALPALDMRLALPDASTAPVGSETRAANDLITEGFGPGFTGRLALVVSGDSPAATTAAVADVSQRLSGTENLRAVTPPNVSQDGRTAVVGVLPKTAPTDPATEALVHDIRAKAHAVRGADIALTGQTAVGIDVSAKLSSALPTYLLLVVGLSVLLLGVVFRSVLVPIKAALGFLLTVGATFGLTTLVFQQGHLAGLVGLDTAGPLVSFLPILLIGILFGLAMDYEVFLVSRMREDFVHGDTPVRATVNGMGHGARVVTAAALIMTAVFSGFILLDDPVIKSMGFALAVGVLIDAFVVRLTLVPAVMSLLGRSAWWLPRWLDRILPDVDVEGAKLRRRLDAVSPAPELVDVTSR; encoded by the coding sequence ATGGCCACCCTTCTTTACCGCCTCGGCCGCGCGTCCTTCCAGCGCCGCCGCCTCGTCGTCGCCCTCTGGCTGGTCGTGCTCGTCGCCCTCGGCGGTGCCGCCGCCGCGTTCATGAAGCCCACCTCGAGCGACTTCACCATGCCGGGCACCGAGTCGCAGCGCGCGATCGACACCCTGGCCCGCGAGTTCCCCGCGGCCAGCGGCACGACCGGCACCATCGTGATCGCCGCGCCGGCCGGCCGCACGCTCGCGGACCCGGCCGCGCACGCCGCCGTCGCCGCCGTGGTGCAGGAGGCCGGCAAGCTGCCCGGCGTCGCCGGTGCGGTCGACCCCTACCAGGCCGGCGCGATCTCGCCGGACGGCCGGCACGCCCTGGTCCAGGTGCAGTTCCTGGCGCAGGACGACGCGGTCACCGACGTGCAGCGCGACGCGTACGCGCACACGGGGGCCGCCGCCGAACAGGCCGGGCTCCAGGTCGAGCACGGCGGCGAGGTGATGCACGATTCGCCGGGCATCGGTGGCACCGAGGGGATCGGTGTGCTCATCGCGCTGGTGGTCCTGGTGGTCACCCTCGGCTCCCTGGTCGCGGCCGGCATGACCATGCTGACGGCGCTGATCGGGGTCGGCGCGGGCATGGCCGGGCTCCTCGCGCTCAGCGGCGTCGTCGGGTTGACCAGCACCGCGCCGATCCTGGCGCTGATGCTCGGGCTCGCGGTCGGCATCGACTACTCGCTGTTCATCACGTCCCGCTACCGGCAGCATGTGCGCAACGGTGTCGATCCGCCGGACGCGGCGGGGCGGGCGCTCGGCACGGCCGGTTCCGCGGTGCTCTTCGCCGGCGGCACGGTGATCATCGCGCTGGCCGGGCTCGCGCTGGTCGGCATCCCGTTCCTGTCCGTGATGGGCCTCGCGGCCGCCGGCACGGTCGCGGTCGCCGTGCTGGTCGCGATCACCCTGCTCCCGGCGTTGCTCGGCTTCGCCGGCCGGCGGGTGCTGCCCCGCAAGGCGGTCACCCTCGACCAGGTGGTGACCCGCGAGCCGGCCGGCTTCCGCTGGGCCCGCCAGGTGATCCGGATGCGGGTGCCGCTGCTGATCGTCGGCGTGCTCGGCCTCGGCGCGCTCGCGCTGCCGGCGCTGGACATGCGACTCGCCCTGCCCGACGCGAGCACCGCGCCGGTGGGCAGCGAGACCCGCGCCGCCAACGACCTGATCACCGAGGGCTTCGGGCCCGGTTTCACCGGCCGCCTGGCGCTGGTCGTCAGCGGCGACAGCCCGGCGGCCACCACCGCCGCGGTGGCCGACGTGTCACAGCGCCTTTCGGGTACGGAGAACCTGCGAGCTGTCACGCCGCCGAACGTCAGCCAGGACGGGCGCACCGCCGTGGTCGGAGTGCTGCCGAAGACGGCGCCAACCGACCCGGCGACCGAGGCGCTGGTGCACGACATCCGCGCGAAGGCGCACGCGGTCAGGGGCGCCGACATCGCGTTGACCGGGCAGACCGCGGTCGGCATCGACGTGTCGGCGAAGTTGTCGAGCGCGCTGCCGACGTACCTCCTGCTGGTCGTCGGGTTGTCGGTCCTGCTGTTGGGGGTGGTCTTCCGGTCGGTGCTGGTGCCGATCAAGGCGGCGCTCGGGTTCCTGCTGACCGTCGGTGCCACGTTCGGCCTGACCACGCTGGTGTTCCAGCAGGGGCACCTGGCCGGGCTGGTCGGCCTCGACACCGCCGGGCCGCTGGTCAGCTTCCTGCCGATCCTGCTGATCGGCATCCTGTTCGGGCTGGCGATGGACTACGAGGTGTTCCTCGTGTCGCGGATGCGCGAGGACTTCGTGCACGGCGACACGCCGGTGCGCGCGACCGTCAACGGCATGGGCCACGGCGCCCGGGTGGTGACCGCGGCAGCGTTGATCATGACGGCCGTGTTCTCCGGGTTCATCCTGCTCGACGACCCGGTGATCAAGTCGATGGGCTTCGCGTTGGCGGTCGGCGTGTTGATCGACGCGTTCGTGGTGCGGCTGACGCTCGTACCCGCGGTGATGTCGCTGTTGGGTCGGTCCGCGTGGTGGTTGCCGCGCTGGCTCGACCGGATCCTGCCGGATGTCGACGTGGAGGGCGCGAAGCTGCGCCGGCGCCTGGATGCGGTCTCGCCCGCTCCCGAACTGGTTGACGTCACGAGTCGTTGA
- a CDS encoding DUF998 domain-containing protein, translating into MRPVPGWAVITAILAPVFLLGGLVLATARQSATYSSTRDTISSLSGFGATNRWIMVFGFIGLGLCFVVTGIGLRPAELPGRVAMVFGGSVTVLSAFVPQPENGTSAAHGLVAGAGFVALAVWPAFAFRLEPDAPWSLRPTASLLATGFMIGLLFWFATELFNRGSQIGLTERFLAAAESIWPLVVVLNARQLNPPVAEAAVPEEPV; encoded by the coding sequence GTGCGTCCGGTGCCCGGCTGGGCCGTGATCACGGCGATCCTGGCCCCGGTCTTCCTGCTTGGTGGTCTGGTGCTGGCCACCGCCCGCCAGTCCGCCACCTACAGCTCGACCCGCGACACCATCAGCTCGCTCAGCGGGTTCGGCGCGACCAACCGCTGGATCATGGTGTTCGGGTTCATCGGGCTGGGCCTGTGCTTCGTCGTCACCGGCATCGGGCTGCGCCCGGCCGAGCTGCCGGGACGGGTCGCGATGGTCTTCGGCGGGTCGGTCACCGTGCTCTCCGCCTTCGTCCCACAGCCGGAGAACGGCACCTCCGCGGCGCACGGGCTGGTCGCCGGCGCCGGCTTCGTCGCGCTCGCGGTCTGGCCCGCGTTCGCCTTCCGGCTGGAGCCCGACGCGCCCTGGTCGCTACGACCGACCGCGTCGTTGCTGGCGACCGGATTCATGATCGGCCTGCTCTTCTGGTTCGCGACCGAACTGTTCAACCGCGGCAGCCAGATCGGCCTGACCGAGCGGTTCCTCGCCGCCGCCGAGTCGATCTGGCCGCTGGTCGTCGTGCTCAACGCCCGCCAGCTCAACCCGCCGGTCGCCGAGGCCGCGGTGCCCGAGGAGCCCGTGTAG
- a CDS encoding expansin EXLX1 family cellulose-binding protein, giving the protein MTFGWLRRWWVIGAALALAAALTGAFALRGAGSACAAGRATSGKATFYTDIGGNCSYPTAPSDGLWVALAPAEYDSGAACGGYLDVKGPDGSVRVKVVDQCPPCETGHIDLSREAFERIADPVLGIVPVSYSTVANPKTPAMSFRIKEGASAYWFAVLVDNTGNALRKVEAKGPGGSYRAAHQEDYNYWLIDSGIGSGPFSIRVTDVRGRSVTATGITMSPGKTQTPGVRLGGGGTGVPEKKKVSPKPTPKPTPSASPTPTVAPSATVAAEPTGVVVGAAEARLGSRCD; this is encoded by the coding sequence GTGACCTTTGGATGGCTGCGGCGCTGGTGGGTGATCGGCGCCGCGCTCGCGTTGGCCGCCGCTCTGACGGGCGCGTTCGCGTTGCGAGGTGCCGGGTCGGCGTGCGCGGCGGGGCGTGCGACCAGCGGAAAGGCCACCTTCTACACCGACATCGGTGGCAACTGCTCCTACCCGACCGCGCCCTCCGACGGGCTGTGGGTGGCGCTCGCGCCGGCCGAGTATGACAGCGGCGCCGCGTGCGGTGGCTATCTCGATGTCAAGGGTCCCGACGGCAGCGTGCGGGTCAAGGTCGTCGACCAGTGCCCACCGTGCGAGACCGGGCATATCGACCTGAGCCGCGAGGCGTTCGAGCGGATCGCCGACCCGGTGCTGGGCATCGTGCCGGTCAGCTACTCGACGGTGGCCAACCCGAAGACGCCGGCGATGAGCTTCCGGATCAAGGAGGGCGCGTCGGCCTACTGGTTTGCCGTCCTGGTCGACAACACCGGCAACGCGCTGCGCAAGGTCGAGGCCAAGGGCCCGGGCGGCAGTTACCGCGCCGCGCACCAGGAGGACTACAACTACTGGCTGATCGACAGTGGGATCGGCTCCGGGCCCTTCAGCATCCGGGTCACCGACGTGCGCGGCCGGTCGGTCACCGCGACCGGCATCACCATGTCACCGGGCAAGACCCAGACTCCAGGGGTACGCCTCGGCGGCGGTGGCACCGGCGTACCCGAAAAGAAGAAGGTCTCCCCGAAACCGACCCCCAAACCGACCCCGTCCGCGTCGCCGACGCCCACCGTCGCTCCATCCGCGACGGTCGCGGCCGAGCCCACGGGCGTGGTCGTCGGCGCGGCCGAAGCGCGCCTCGGTAGCCGCTGCGACTGA